From one Bombyx mori chromosome 5, ASM3026992v2 genomic stretch:
- the LOC119628558 gene encoding uncharacterized protein LOC119628558 yields MSVGSKSNVLLSTAMVEIYNPNTRHHVTARALLDSGSQSSIITENLKLKLQLSSLPTKLNIIGIGNQNTCLKSLNRCNIVLASKCNDYNIGTSCLVLPQITTNLPNKTVDISEIQLPSHLKLADPKFNYSAPIDLLIGADIFWTLIEPRQISLGTNKPVMHKSKLGWILSGPISTSQNNHKNSIHCNYAFIQSRESRVSNRSLNEQLAKFWEIEQVPQYDSLKTEEEIECENHYVANTYRNDEGRFCVRLPLVSEPTCLGDSFTLARNQFLSLERRLSKNSDLKNLYSQFIHEYSVLGHLSESEILIPRQSYFIPHHAVLKPSSESTKLRVVFNGSAKTTSGFSINDLLMVGPNIQDKLFNILLRFRQYTYVISADIEKMYRQVQIQNNDRDLQMILWRDTSTEALRSLRLNTVTYGLSSSSFLSTRCLWQLGEDSCEPKIKNIIQNDFLVDDMLTGSDSETELHYIKKTVESTLAAGCFNLRKYRSNIPSLLIEPQSVQRELIISSSSHTLGIGWNPNEDYISFPSNYKITKNIPTKRSILSDSCKVFDPLGLLSLFTIKPKIILQRLWLTKIDWDEPVPADISRAWQSFLCSVSEMQHLRIPRHVLCPESINTELHCFCDASQSAYAACIYLRSHDAQGNVRVRLLCSKARVASVNPMTIPRLELCACVLGAQLVSAVCRALRCAISHKIFWTDSSIVLTWLSMRCDRLKTFVANRVGTILESTDISEWRHVPTSCNPADLASRGLDVSAPPQMDLWWNGPKFLKESKNEWPALFNHRHPTDDLPEIKINLVNTSKNMIQTLIHFDRYSNLRILQRACAYILRFVLNCRNKPNKKNGILQPDELINSFETLVRLAQKDSFSTELATTDNKGVLSPNNPLISLSPFIDDKGILRVGGRLNYSCQIYDKRHPMLLHAKHKLTKLLFQQEHLRLLHAGPQLLLSTVREFVWPIAGRDLARATVRQCIVCRRASAKMLAPMMGALPSQRVDPDFPFISAGIDFCGPFLITDRKGRGCKISKCYMCVFVCLRYKCLHLEAVSDLTKEAFILSLRRFISRRGKPKEIFCDNGRNFVSASKEITEFVNSHADGVGGFLSSEGIDFKFQPAYAPHFGGLWEASVKSAKFHLKRILDNTHCTFEELATLFNQIEAILNSRPLCPLSSSPDDLAPLTPGHFLIGRPLTSLPSPNYMQLSTSRLSRYQHLEQIRQHFWNRWQLEYLNELQQRHKWRVPARSIQNGDLVLLKDENIPPMQWRTGRVINLFPGKDNIVRVAEIKTSTGVYRRGLRYLCPLLDTAEDSSLEANASKAPEDVKDL; encoded by the coding sequence ATGTCAGTGGGTTCCAAATCAAATGTACTTCTTTCAACGGCGATGGTCGAAATATACAATCCAAACACAAGACATCATGTCACGGCTCGTGCACTTCTAGACAGCGGCAGTCAGTCGTCCATTATTACAgagaatttaaaattgaaattacagTTAAGTTCTTTACCGactaaattaaacattataggGATTGGTAATCAAAACACATGCTTGAAGTCGTTGAATCGTTGCAACATAGTGTTGGCCTCAAAGTGTAACGATTATAATATTGGAACTTCATGTTTAGTGCTGCCTCAAATTACAACCAACCTACCTAATAAGACAGTAGATATTTCAGAAATACAACTTCCATCTCATTTAAAACTCGCAGATCCTAAATTCAATTATTCGGCACCTATTGATTTACTAATAGGAGCCGATATTTTTTGGACTTTAATTGAACCGCGACAAATTTCTTTAGGAACCAACAAGCCCGTTATGCATAAATCTAAACTAGGCTGGATATTATCCGGTCCAATCTCAACCAGTCAAAACAATCACAAGAATTCTATACATTGTAATTATGCTTTTATTCAATCGCGCGAGTCGAGAGTTTCAAATAGGTCTCTTAATGAGCAACTAGCTAAGTTTTGGGAAATTGAGCAAGTACCTCAATACGATTCCCTCAAAACAGAAGAAGAAATAGAATGTGAAAATCATTACGTTGCTAACACATATCGTAATGACGAAGGCAGGTTTTGTGTGAGATTGCCATTAGTTTCAGAGCCCACTTGCTTAGGCGACTCATTCACACTAGCTAGAAACCAATTCTTGTCATTGGAGAGACGTTTGTCAAAAAACAGTGaccttaaaaatttatattcgcAGTTTATACATGAATACTCTGTGCTAGGCCACTTGTCTGAGTCAGAGATATTGATTCCTCGGCAATCTTATTTTATACCTCACCACGCGGTACTGAAACCATCTAGCGAATCAACCAAGCTGCGCGTCGTATTTAATGGTAGTGCGAAGACAACATCTGGATTTTCCATAAACGATTTATTAATGGTTGGCccaaatatacaagataaactTTTTAACATTTTGCTTCGATTTCGTCAATACACCTACGTAATATCAGCTGATATAGAAAAGATGTACCGACAagtacaaatacaaaacaatgaCCGCGATTTGCAAATGATACTTTGGCGTGATACAAGTACGGAGGCACTGAGATCACTGCGGCTCAATACAGTTACCTATGGCCTTTCTAGTTCAAGTTTCCTGAGCACACGTTGTCTGTGGCAGTTGGGCGAGGACTCTTGTGaacctaaaattaaaaatattattcagaaCGACTTCCTGGTGGACGACATGCTCACCGGAAGTGACAGTGAGACTGAGctacattatattaaaaaaaccgtaGAGAGTACATTAGCAGCCGGCTGTTTCAATCTACGTAAGTACCGTTCCAATATACCATCTCTCTTGATCGAGCCGCAGTCTGTTCAACGTGAACTCATAATTAGTTCATCGTCACATACCTTAGGGATAGGTTGGAACCCCAACGAAGATTAcattagctttcctagcaattacaaaattacaaaaaatattcctaCCAAAAGATCAATTTTATCAGATTCATGTAAAGTTTTCGATCCTCTTGGATTGCTGAGTTTATTCACAATTAAACCTAAAATCATACTGCAAAGACTTTGGCTGACTAAAATCGATTGGGATGAACCTGTTCCCGCCGACATAAGTAGAGCCTGGCAATCATTTCTTTGCAGCGTGTCTGAAATGCAACACTTGCGAATTCCTAGACATGTCTTATGTCCCGAGTCGATTAACACAGAGCTGCATTGCTTCTGCGATGCTTCGCAGTCTGCATACGCAGCATGCATTTATCTCAGATCTCACGACGCGCAAGGCAACGTGCGCGTACGCTTGTTATGTTCCAAAGCTCGAGTAGCTTCTGTGAATCCGATGACTATTCCAAGACTCGAGCTATGCGCGTGCGTCCTGGGCGCACAGTTGGTGAGTGCTGTGTGTCGCGCATTGCGATGCGCAATTTCCCACAAAATATTTTGGACTGACTCATCTATTGTGCTGACCTGGTTGAGTATGAGATGTGATAGACTGAAAACCTTTGTGGCAAAcagggtaggtaccattttggAATCGACTGACATTTCTGAGTGGCGTCATGTGCCAACGTCGTGTAATCCTGCAGATTTAGCTTCACGTGGTTTGGATGTGTCTGCACCTCCTCAGATGGATCTTTGGTGGAACGGCCCAAAGTTCTTGAAAGAAAGCAAGAATGAGTGGCCAGCATTGTTTAACCACCGCCATCCCACTGATGATTTGCCGGAAATAAAGATTAATTTAGTGAACACATCTAAAAACATGATACAGACATTAATACATTTTGATAGGTATTCTAATTTGCGCATATTGCAAAGAGCTTGTGCATATATTTTAAGATTCGTTTTAAATTGCAGAAACAAACCCAATAAAAAGAATGGTATATTGCAGCCTGATGAGCTCATCAATTCATTTGAAACTTTAGTGAGATTAGCTCAGAAGGATAGTTTTAGTACTGAACTAGCCACAACCGATAATAAAGGCGTGCTGAGTCCGAACAATCCTTTAATTTCCTTAAGCCCGTTTATTGATGATAAGGGTATATTACGTGTAGGTGGTCGTTTAAACTATTCTTGTCAGATTTACGACAAACGTCATCCTATGCTACTACATGCGAAGCATAAATTGACAAAACTATTGTTCCAGCAAGAACATTTACGTCTTCTGCACGCTGGCCCACAGTTACTACTGTCCACTGTCAGAGAGTTCGTCTGGCCCATAGCGGGCAGAGATCTGGCACGTGCTACTGTGAGACAATGCATTGTATGCAGGCGGGCAAGTGCTAAGATGCTTGCACCTATGATGGGCGCATTACCCAGTCAACGCGTTGATCCTGACTTCCCCTTTATAAGTGCTGGTATTGATTTTTGTGGACCTTTCTTAATAACTGATAGGAAGGGTAGAGGGTGTAAGATATCGAAATGTTATATGTGCGTTTTTGTCTGCCTCAGATACAAATGTTTGCATTTAGAAGCCGTAAGCGACCTCACCAAAGAGGCATTCATATTATCGTTGCGTCGTTTTATCTCTCGCCGAGGTAAGCCGAAGGAGATTTTCTGCGATAATGGCAGAAACTTCGTATCTGCATCCAAAGAGATTACAGAATTTGTGAACTCTCATGCTGATGGCGTCGGTGGATTCCTTTCTAGTGAAgggattgattttaaatttcaaccGGCATATGCACCACACTTCGGGGGTCTATGGGAGGCGTCAGTCAAATCAGccaaatttcatttgaaaagaATTCTCGATAACACTCACTGCACATTTGAAGAATTAGCTACTTTGTTTAATCAAATCGAAGCCATACTCAATAGCAGGCCTTTATGTCCCTTATCTTCCTCTCCTGATGACCTTGCTCCTCTGACTCCCGGACACTTCCTCATTGGAAGACCTTTGACGTCGTTGCCATCACCTAACTACATGCAACTTAGTACCTCTAGATTGAGCCGATACCAACACTTGGAGCAGATTCGTCAACATTTTTGGAATCGATGGCAGCTAGAGTACTTGAACGAATTACAGCAAAGACACAAATGGCGCGTACCAGCAAGATCAATCCAGAATGGTGACTTAGTTCTACTGAAGGACGAGAATATTCCACCGATGCAATGGCGGACGGGTCGAGTCATCAACCTATTTCCAGGAAAGGACAATATCGTGCGAGTAGCCGAAATTAAAACTTCGACTGGCGTTTATCGGCGTGGACTTCGATATCTTTGTCCTCTATTGGATACTGCAGAAGATTCTTCATTGGAAGCAAATGCTTCCAAGGCCCCGGAGGATGTTAAGGATCTCTAA